In Tachysurus vachellii isolate PV-2020 chromosome 24, HZAU_Pvac_v1, whole genome shotgun sequence, the sequence GACGGCGCGCAGCTACACACTTTTATACACGACTCCTTCTTTCTCGTGACGTCTGGTTCGATTGCCATGGTAACGTAAAGTGGGTGGAGTCTGGCACAATGAGAGGGTCTTTTTCTACTGTAAATCGGCCATTCcagatttaaaaagaattagaattttcagaatcagaattaaagCGATGACTGTAGATTGTGGAAGCACATTTTGGTGGATAAAATGTTCTACTTCTTTCTCTTCGATTTCTAGAGAAtttgattccacacacacacacacacacacacaacaacaacacacaacacacacagagacaaccacacacacaacaacacacacagacaacaacacacacacaacaacacacacagaccacacacagaaaacaacacacacacaacaacaacacacactcaatacaaataagatgagaataaaaatacacacatgtaaatacaaatagacaaaaaagtaataaataaataaaatgtatgtacagcCGTACTATATATGATGGAATGGAACAGAATGAGATGTACTAGGATGGAGgtggtaacaaataaatataagattattgcaCATAGTCTAATAaggaacatttaactgtttgTGAAGTAGATTgtctgggggaagaaactgttcttatGCCTGATTGTGCTGCTATTTGGGGCTCTGTAGTTCTGGCCAGATGATAAAAgttcaattattcattcattcatcttctaccgcttatccgaactacctcgggtcacggggagcctgtgcctaggcgtcatcgggcatctcaggcgtcatcgggcatcaaggcaggatacaccctggacggagtgccaacccatcgcagggcacacacacacactcattcactcacgcaatcacacactagggacaattttccagagatgccaatcaacctaccatgcatgtctttggaccgggggaggaaaccggagtacccggaggaaacccccgaggcacgaggagaacatgcaaactccacacacacaaggtggaggcgggaatcgaaccccgaccctggaggtgtgaggcgaatgtgctaaccactaagccaccgtgcccccctaaaagTTCAATTAATAAAAAGCAATTAATGTTGGAGTAACAATAGTTTACACCTTCATTGTTTATTAACTGAGCAGGTAAggttaatgtacatatatagaAAATGGgggctaaaaatataaaatatttacacactgcAGGCTGTAACCTATAAATGTGTTGCCGTGGTAACATCATGTTCCACCCCCATTAGCAGAGAAAGACATCCCCATTGGGGGAATATTAAACTGCTGCAGTAATAAAGACACCTTAAAGCCCTGTTTCAGTTCCAGGATATTTTGCATGTTTATCACATTATGATCATATCTACATAAATGCATATAtctaaatatttcattcattcattcatcttctaccgcttatccgaactacctcggggtcACGGgtatctaaatatttatttatttatttatttatttatttatttatttgtggatgaTTTAGCTACTGCAGTGGCAGATAGTAAGACACTCTTCTATACCCAGAACAGAAGCCTCATCTAATAGCCACTATAATCACATGTTATCAGTTACAGACTGTTGCTTCTTATCTAAATGTTTTACAGAACTGAagctgaaattttattttatgcctGTAATCAATGCGCTAGATAGATAAGGCTATAAGTCAAAGATATATTCAGTCAGGGCTTTTTCTTGGACTGGAATGCCTTTTCATTCCAAACTGGTTTAGTCAGCAATTTCATCCACTTTAATTTAATCTCCATTAATGTTTGGCACAGTCATAATGATTCACTCTCTTTGGAGCACAAGACGTATTTGTATATGTTTCATCAAAACAAGAGACGCTCATTCAGcattgtacagtacagtattattatatttaacttCTGGAAacaagtacagtatgtaatgtttGTTCCTGCTGCTGTGGTTGCATGAAATCAGTCTCTTCTCTATTTCTATCACTTCATGCGGctaaagatagacagacagaccagcTGTGAGGCCTAATTTACTTTTGATACATAAGCACGTGCATGGTTTTTTTTGTGGCCAATAATGTTCACATGTGAGAATGATGTATAATAAACAcgtacacattttttttccagattcgATCTCTgatatttattgtataaataaGTATGCTTTATTTTCAGCATTACACAGTTATCGACTGTGGATATGTTGATAGCAGAGGGATTATTGATGTTTAATAGTATGTCTCTTTTTCTAGCCAACCTATAATGGGGAAacagaaatgagaaaatgtCCCTTTATCAACGAATCACAGATTTTCATGAAATTGATTTCATAAAttaatttttctatatttatttactattgaATTTGCATGTACTTAAAAAGCAGATAATGTTGGTAATGCCTGTTCTTACCTCCTGGGTTTCGTCGAAGGTAATATTTTCTGACCTCATCGTAGATGAAGATGAGGATTGAATAAGGTAGAGGACATAACCACCACCATGGTCTAAAAGAGATGGACACTTAAATATTTATAGAtaatatatttagaatatttatagCTGAAATATAGTGGATGGTGTTAATTTAGACTGTTATGTGTCTGCAAAAATGTCAaactataattaataattacataatcCAAACATCATATTACACTAAATAAAGGACACAATCAAATTTCATCAGTATCTTCGGATCATTTGTCTGGAGAAAAATATaactttataattatttgaaaaaaaaaacaaaactgtacttACTTAAGTGGATACATTCTAACTGCAACATCCGTGCCTGGACAGTATGACAGAAATGCAGCCAAAGCTGTTTCCTCCACAAGACCAAAGTTAAGGACTTTGTTTCTAAAGACGGAAACAGTTAAGTTTGAATAAGGGATGAAATCCCTCAAAGTCAAtatttcactgataaaatcCATGCAATGTATTTTGTTAAATAGCTCgatataaatttatttctacATACTTCATTCCCTGGTGTATTAGTGAGTTTGTCCTGGTCTTACAGATGATTAAGTCAGTCCATTGTACAATCACAATACTGACAAAAAAAGCAGTGTGGCATGTGTACTCCACAACTTTTCTGTGCTCATAAGTctgaaaaataagcaaaatcaaaaaacaatcTTAAACCCTTAGAGAGGTTCACCAAATGAGACTTTCCTAATGTTTCACTATTTATTGCTCCTATGTGTTTTACCTACCCACTGCTGGCCATAGCTGTCCTCCAGGTCATTGTTATAGGGATCATCCCAATTAACACGCAGTCCAATCAGAAACAAGGGCAGAAATCCATTCTCAGCGAGGATTACAAAGTATGTAAAGAATCCTCCAACTGCTTGCATCATCCCTAAAATTAAACAGCATATGAAACTCAAAATGAATTTGCCAAAGcgattcattcatcttcattaatcATATTATTCTGGCCAGGATACGGACCAAAGTCTTTCCCTGGAACACTGGGTGCGAAACAGAAATACAACTTTGATGGATTTCCACATAATATTACAGAACCTCATGCAAACACAAATTCACTCAGTAGTCAATTCACATACTCAATTGTTTTTTGTAGTAGAAACTCAAGAAACCAAATCAGATATAGGGAGATCACGTCAAAACATACAGCAACCCAAAATTAAGAATGAATTTTTAGCAATGCTACCCACTGTACACAATGGCTAACTTCTTATGATCCTATTCTACACAAAGCTGGGAAATGTAATGCTAATTTTAGTAActgctttttactttttactaagTCCGGTgaaaatatcttttattttctcataattTTGTCATAAACAATTGCTGCAGTTGTCAAAGTACATGTGCTCTTCATTACGCAATAGTATATCTTGCCAATAAAAGATCTGTAAGTAGTAAACCACacttaatgtgtaatgtgtaacatAGTTTACCAATCTGTCCATAAGCCATACTGATGAGCCTTTCATTGACtagtttgtctgtctgtgcatttcTGGGTTGCCGCTTCATGATATCACTCTCAGGACCTTCATAGGCCAAAGAAATAGCTGGCACCTGTTTGATTAACATGAAGccatataaatgataaattagtcacctaataaataaataaataaataaatatatgtataagaaTGTCTTTATTCTCACCATGTCAGTTCCTAGGTCAATACATAAAATAGTGACTGTCCCCAGAGCCAGAGGAATGCCCGCAATAACGAAGAAGAGGAAAGGTGACATCTCAGGGATTTTGCTTGTCAATGTGTATGCAATGGATTTCTTCAAGTTGTCAAAGATCAGTCGGCCTGGTGAGATAATTATACTTGATTTGGAAGAGCTGAAATGTGCAAACAACAATGGACATTACATTTCAGCTGTACTGTGTACCTTCTTCTACTCCAGTAACAATAGAAGCAAAGTTGTCATCCAGGAGAATCATATCAGCAGCCTGTTTGGAGACATCAGATCCAGCAATACCCATTGCTACACCAATGTCAGCCTTCTTCAGAGCAGGAGAATCATTAACACCATCACCAGTCACAGCGACAATGGCACCCTATTTTAAGGAAGAAAATAGACATTCATAAAACGAAGTTCTTATAACAGTTAACTACAAAATTATTGCCCTAAAATTGCTTAATGGTACCTGTCTCTGGAAACCTTCCACAATGATGAGTTTTTGCTGAGGAGATGTTCTGGCAAACACAATCTCAGTGTGGTGTTTTAAGATTTCGTCCAGCTTCTCTGAGCTCATATTCTTTAGGTCTCCTCCATGGACCACACAGGCCTTTGCATCTCTGCAAAGCCAGTTTTCTTCAGTATTTCATAAAGGTGAAAAAATACACGCATAGTTTACAGCTTGTCGCTTACCTGGGGTTGACTTCTTCCACAGGGATGTTCAGGCGAGCAGCGATGTCTTCCACAGTTTCGCTACTTTCAGAGATGATACCAACACCCCTAGCAATGGCTTTAGCTGTGATTGGATGATCACCAGTAACCATGATAACctaaaatttgaaaaaattcGTTATGTATAAAAATTTGATTATGATATTCTAACTTATATTCTAACCGCCAACATTTGACACGAgttgatgaatgaattaaaggtGTACCTTGATTCCAGCACTCCTGCACTTAGCTACAGCATCAGGTACAGCAGCCCGGGGAGGATCAATCATTGACATGAGGCCAATAAAGCACAGGTTCTCAGTAGGGAAATTCACTGTGTCTGAGTCAAATGCAAATCCTTCAGAAAACTGATCATCAGGGAGGTTATAATGGCAAAATCCTGCCAGAAAAAGATCATTAGTTCATTTGTCTCAATGCAGCCTACATGCACCTGGAGAAGCCTTTGTCAAAACTGTGCATTAATGTGGCTTACCGAGAACTCTTTCTCCAAGACCACCCAGTTTCATATATACACTATGGAATGAATCTTTCATCTCATCATCCAGTGGCTGTTCTTTTCCTTGAATCATAATGGTTGAACATCGGTCCAGGATCCTCTCTGGAGCTCCCTTCATTACTAGCAAATGCTTGGTCTCTGAAGAATTGGGGTTCTTGTGGATTGATAGCTGTGAAACACCAGATCATTAGAGTTCCAGTATCTTTTAATTGTCAATATTCCAAAAATTGAAGCATAGTAcctgatatttatttgtggaattGAAGGGGATCTCTTCAAGTTTTGTATACGTGTCTCTCATATCCTTCACTGAGCCACAGCAGAGCTCAATACACTTTAATAAGGCAGATTCTGATGCATCCCCAGAGGTATCTCTCTGCAAAAGGTGAACAAAGTATTTGCTTCCAAATGATCTAACCCTTCAACTCAAAAACCCTTAAGTGTAAAAGAGTACTAATCAAACTGATTTGACAAAATCCAGATATTCttaaaagtaatttttaaaatCCTCTAGGTTTGACACATTTCCTGCCACATTGTCTGTTCCTATTGCTCACTAGGTTGCTCAGACTTGTTTAGTGCTCCATAGCAACATCCACCTTGTGATTGTTGAGGGTATAGCTAAAAAATGAGAAATTTATGTGAATTAAATGTAGATATTGTTAAGTCTGCAATTCTTAATAAAAAATCGATTTTGAGTCCCTGCACTTATGTCTCTAATTCCAATGTTGTTTTGATgactatatttaaacatttttattattattattattattgatgtttatttgacagggacaaatgcataaaacattgctttataaaatacaaagtaGATGCCATGCATACAGGTTTATAGCCATGACTAATTTGCAACCCCTGTCCCTGGTTAGGCTTGTAAAGTTAAAACAGAaattacagaatattaaatcaaGAATTTATAACTATTAAAATACATGCAATAAATACATTCCGTCCATAAGCTAAAATGGGcttaaataaatatagcaaTCACTATAAAACAGAGTCTAGACatatttaacaatacaaaacacaaaagtatgCATATGTCTGTGCATGCTGACATATGCAACCTTATGTTTGCATACATTGCGTTGTACCCTATACAGTCAATGTTCACAGAGTTGTTTCAGTTTCAGCCACTGCTTTAAAGGTGTATTAAAAACCTTGAGtcttgttaatgttttaatatctgGTGGTAAATCGTTCCATAAATTTAAGCCTCTTACTAAAAATGACATCTGACCAAATGTTGTTCTACGTTTTGCGGCTATACAGTTTCCACTAGTTGTGCCTCTAGTAATAAATATTACTGTCACATTGTATTGATAATAAGTGATGATTTTTAATGCCAACTAAACATACATATACCTTAAGGACAGGAAGTTTGGCTTGATCTGCAAGGAAGACTGCACGATTGCACAGACCAGCTACACGAGCAAGTGCAGACCAAGTGGCCGAGCTTCTGTCGAAAGCGGTTCCGCTTTGGTTCTCTGTGGTATCTGCATCATGAATTTGATTGTCAAACCACATATGTGCCACAGTCATACGATTCTGGGTCAGAGTTCCTGTCTTGTCTGAGCAAATAGTGGAAGTGGATCCAAGTGTTTCTACAGCTTCAAGATTCTTTACTAGACAGTTCTTCTTCGCCATTCGTTTGGCAGTTAGAGTTAAACACACCTACAATaataaagggaaaaataaacattgttgtTATGTATACTATAAACtagttaattatattttatgcaTTTCATGTAGGTAATAGATTGTCAGGTGAATGACTGGCACACTGCATATTTAATCTTTCCAGAATAAACAATGTTAATATCAACCATAGCTTGCAAAAGTCAAACCCTTTATAGCtacttattttataataataataataataataataataataataataataataataataacattttgttaaaCAAACATTAGAAGCACACAATTAGCATTATCTAACATATTTCAAACGATATTAAAGGATTTTACTTACTGTGACTGTAGCAAGTAAACCTTCAGGCACGTTGGCAACAATGAGCCCAATGAGGAAGATGACAGCTTCTAACCAAGTATATCCAAGAATCATAGACAAGATGGAGAAAGTACCAGCCAGGAAAAATGCTACACCAGTGATGATGTGAATGAAGTGTTCAATCTCTTTAGCTATTGGTGTCTGTCCAACTTCCAGGCTTGAAGCTAGAATAGCAATTCGACCCATCACAGTGCGATCACCTGTGTTAATCACAATGCCTGTGGCAGAGCCTGAGGAAGAAATACATAATACCACACATTTAAAATTGTCCAGAATTTTTTcatcaaataaataacagtttCATGCCTTCTTGTACCTTCAACACAATTCGTAGATAGGAATGCAATATTCTTTGTCTCTAAAGGATTTTCATTAGAAAACTGAGGGGTACGGATTTGAGGCTCAGATTCGCCAGTAAGGGAGGAATTGTCCACCTGAAaaggtaaaggaaaaaaatttaaataactaaattttttaaata encodes:
- the LOC132839856 gene encoding sodium/potassium-transporting ATPase subunit alpha-1-like, giving the protein MGLGTGNDRYRLASTSDNEGKKKKGGKKDQKDLEELKKEVDLDDHKLTVEELLHKYSTDLTRGLSNSRAKEILDRDGPNALTPPPTTPEWVKFCKQLFGGFCTLLWIGAFLCFLAYTIQISTESEPVKDNLYLGIVLAAVVMVTGCFSYYQEAKSSKIMESFKKLVPQQALVVRGGEKLSINAVDVVVGDLVEFKGGDRIPADIRIISAQGCKVDNSSLTGESEPQIRTPQFSNENPLETKNIAFLSTNCVEGSATGIVINTGDRTVMGRIAILASSLEVGQTPIAKEIEHFIHIITGVAFFLAGTFSILSMILGYTWLEAVIFLIGLIVANVPEGLLATVTVCLTLTAKRMAKKNCLVKNLEAVETLGSTSTICSDKTGTLTQNRMTVAHMWFDNQIHDADTTENQSGTAFDRSSATWSALARVAGLCNRAVFLADQAKLPVLKRDTSGDASESALLKCIELCCGSVKDMRDTYTKLEEIPFNSTNKYQLSIHKNPNSSETKHLLVMKGAPERILDRCSTIMIQGKEQPLDDEMKDSFHSVYMKLGGLGERVLGFCHYNLPDDQFSEGFAFDSDTVNFPTENLCFIGLMSMIDPPRAAVPDAVAKCRSAGIKVIMVTGDHPITAKAIARGVGIISESSETVEDIAARLNIPVEEVNPRDAKACVVHGGDLKNMSSEKLDEILKHHTEIVFARTSPQQKLIIVEGFQRQGAIVAVTGDGVNDSPALKKADIGVAMGIAGSDVSKQAADMILLDDNFASIVTGVEEGRLIFDNLKKSIAYTLTSKIPEMSPFLFFVIAGIPLALGTVTILCIDLGTDMVPAISLAYEGPESDIMKRQPRNAQTDKLVNERLISMAYGQIGMMQAVGGFFTYFVILAENGFLPLFLIGLRVNWDDPYNNDLEDSYGQQWTYEHRKVVEYTCHTAFFVSIVIVQWTDLIICKTRTNSLIHQGMKNKVLNFGLVEETALAAFLSYCPGTDVAVRMYPLKPWWWLCPLPYSILIFIYDEVRKYYLRRNPGGWLEKETYY